In Salmo trutta chromosome 28, fSalTru1.1, whole genome shotgun sequence, one DNA window encodes the following:
- the LOC115166046 gene encoding epithelial membrane protein 3, with protein MAYLLMFVTLLHLITLAMLFIATMEKSWWVWDGMENSDLWYNCRFDNDTGTWLCASSKETEWLQSVQVLMVLSVVFSSVSFLVFLGQLFTMSKGGLFYFTGLCQVFAGLTAFAAALIYTLHNQEILQDSRKLTEGHFGYCFILAWVCVPLLLISGVMYIHLRKKE; from the exons ATGGCGTACTTGCTGATGTTTGTGACCCTGCTGCATCTAATCACCTTGGCCATGCTCTTCATTGCCACCATGGAGAAG TCCTGGTGGGTATGGGATGGGATGGAGAACTCAGATCTCTGGTATAACTGTAGATTTGACAATGACACTGGAACCTGGTTGTGTGCCTCCTCCAAGGAGACtg AGTGGCTCCAATCAGTCCAGGTGTTGATGGTGCTGTCTGTGGTCTTCTCTTCGGTTTCCTTTCTGGTTTTCCTTGGGCAGCTCTTCACAATGTCCAAAGGGGGGCTATTCTACTTCACCGGGTTATGTCAAGTCTTTGCAG GTCTCACTGCATTTGCGGCTGCTCTCATCTACACGCTGCACAACCAAGAGATCCTCCAGGACTCACGAAAGCTGACCGAGGGACATTTTGGCTACTGTTTTATACTGGCCTGGGTGTGTGTGCCGCTGCTACTCATCAGTGGAGTCATGTACATCCACCTACGTAAGAAAGAGTGA
- the zmynd12 gene encoding zinc finger MYND domain-containing protein 12, which translates to MSSITRSKSHVSALTSAINPLANPRGAKKQCELCQNLAHLQCTKCRVTFYCDMEHQQADWVGIHEKICQLLIPIRTATPFHSLQADRDHHRTQILHRQEELIEISRAVAQKKLFEGKYQESLPAAQLSLRCAMDVYGPSAVQLVPAYLLLAEANVGLGSLAQAEGYLSQAEWTVMKTPECSQTVRHQLHRNLGRLYTATENLEGALLHFANDVYYASEEYGLDNIVTCGGYFLMANVFIKQEKMDIASSLYTEVASTWHSHLTKLLETHTPGSMMLEHSFDEAQQAEADQMLRAMLKVQESSPKQAAAQNTLVAHSLAMLWFLGGSPDKALEFGRKALQSSQLVPDHSLTERIQSLLQLAAERGPHLTIAS; encoded by the exons ATGAGCTCAATAACGAGGAGTAAATCTCATGTTTCGGCACTGACATCAGCGATAAATCCACTTGCAAACCCAAGAGGAGCGAAAAAGCAATGTGAACTTTGTCAAAACCTTGCGCACCTGCAATGCACCAAATGTCGAGTAACTTTCTACTG TGACATGGAACACCAGCAGGCTGACTGGGTAGGAATCCATGAGAAGATCTGCCAGCTGCTCATCCCCATCCGCACCGCAACGCCATTCCACAGCCTGCAGGCGGACAGAGACCACCACCGCACCCAGATACTGCACAGACAA GAGGAGCTGATTGAGATCTCCAGGGCTGTGGCTCAGAAGAAGCTGTTTGAGGGGAAGTATCAGGAGTCACTGCCTGCCGCCCAGCTCTCCCTGCGCTGTGCTATGGACGTCTACGGCCCCAGTGCTGTCCAGCTGGTCCCTGCATACCTCCTGCTGGCAGAGGCAAACGTGG gtctgggcagtctggcccaGGCAGAGGGGTACCTGTCTCAGGCCGAGTGGACGGTGATGAAGACGCCCGAGTGTAGCCAGACCGTCCGCCACCAGCTGCACCGCAACCTGGGTCGCCTCTACACCGCCACGGAAAACCTGGAGGGAGCGCTATTGCACTTTGCCAACGAC GTGTACTATGCCAGTGAGGAATATGGCTTGGATAACATTGTCACTTGTGGTGGCTACTTTCTGATGGCCAATGTCTTTATCAAGCAAGAAAAGATGGATATTGCCAGTTCCTTATACACTGAG GTAGCAAGTACATGGCACTCTCACCTCACCAAACTTTTGGAGACTCATACTCCAGGATCCATGATGCTGGAGCACTCTTTTG ATGAAGCTCAGCAGGCGGAAGCGGACCAGATGCTAAGGGCCATGCTGAAGGTTCAGGAGAGTAGCCCCAAGCAGGCTGCGGCCCAGAACACTCTAGTGGCCCACTCTCTGGCCATGCTGTGGTTCCTAGGAGGATCCCCAGACAAG gCACTGGAGTTTGGCAGGAAGGCCCTGCAGTCCAGCCAGCTGGTCCCAGACCATAGCCTGACAGAGCGCATCCAGAGCCTGCTGCAGCTGGCAGCAGAGAGAGGCCCACACCTTACCATCGCAAGCTGa